The sequence ttggatcggctaagggtgttctacgcagacgACTTGAGAAAAGCAAGAGCAATTTCTTGTTCAGTTAATTTCTATTGTTGCCCATCTGGCAGCACTCTTCACCATTAGTTGTTTTTCTTCAACAACGAATCAAGTGATTAAAgtgtattttctatatttttattaCCTAATTGAATATTAATTAGAGGAATTAAGCAAATTTTTTTCACTAATTCGTGAATATCAAATTGTATTAATCTATCAAAAACAAAACCGAATGTGATTgctgcgcttaaaagattgtaaatgtgCGGGAACAATAAGTACAAGACGAACCAGTTTTTCGCGCATAACTTTTAAACggtaaaaaaaagttaacttccgctttcggattcttgatctagacgtgaatacgcgtcttttgatacctcaatcaaaaaaaattcccaattttagggtggggcccctaaacttcACAATTACCCAAATGTCAtttgaaattatgcaaaagaagaagCATAATCGTTTGGACAGGAatgggcagcgatttagtttagcacccccgagttcggggtttaacttggtatcaaatgaaagagggagttcttccgatcacaaatatatatattttaaagtgcgcaaacttataatttaaaagttatttgttgttaaagtttgcaaatttctatacaacttttatatgtgtataagtatatatattttatgacattacatatctgtgctgccacatctaaaaaacggaacaagtgcagaatctaaaaataacttataaagatacgtttcatctgatgtatatatatctttaacttttctagtctttatttaccgaaaatttgtttattgttatgttagccgatccaacaccggctgcataggcggcctttggccgctcTTATAccaaataaccctgggctatgccatgccaagtccgggtgtgtggtataaccgtggctaccgccacggcgatgtccttctgcgtagtacacccttctgcgcagaagccacggttataccacacatccggacttggcatggcgtagcccagggttattttttataagcgcggccgaaggccgcctacgcggaaaggtgtttcaacttctcaaaatgagtagtaaaaatatatattttcctttttctttattaactgaaaggtggtaaggtaatatttatatttgtttttttttttgtttatgtggcagcacagctttgtaatgtcatcaataaaatatatatatatatatgaatgtgcatgttgctacaaaaacgcgattgatttaataaaaacatttataataagtaaaaacaatgcaaaaatgaaatgtgaaatatacaaaaatgcaatttaagtttatcgttgccaatttatatagatatttatgtggattaaggttttgaaagatatgtaaattttaatttaaagagctatagaaatttgctaaatttgcaaattttaacaacaaataacttttaaattataagtttgcgcactttaaaatatatatatttgtgatcgggacaactccctctttcatttgataccaagttttaccccgaactcggggggtgctattctaaaattttccccagGAATGTAATCGTGTATCGTGTAGACATAGTATAAGACTGCGTTGAACGAATATGAAAAAGAATGTTTTTTGGGCTAGAAATGCCATCATTCATGAAGGCAAGATTATCGAATCAACTATCGTTTTTGTATTTCCTCTaggatatatatgtatacatatatacatattttttgcaGTTGAGGTTTCATCTATGGCATTGTCACAGATGACGGCATTGTACAGTTTTACCTTTTCAAAGATCTATGGTTGAGGTGCTAATTAAACTGTTTCAAGGAATAATATAAAGGTTGAGCAAAGtaatattttattcaaaaatggtcGAAAGTGCTGGTGAAAGTAATGAAGCTCCAAAAATAGAGAACAATGATGGTCCACGTATAAACGGTGTGGCACAGAAATTTCTTGCAGACATGAACAAAGAACGTGAGCGTTTGGGGAACGAATTTCCATTGTGTGGTCTACTCATCGATGAAGGTAGCTCATTACAAAAATGCTTATAATTTTGCTCATACACATTTGACATCACTTCTATTTAAAATTACAGCTTTTAATCGTGTCTATGCCACTGGTCGCATACCAGGCACGGAATTGCTTGCAGATGTGTATATGCAAAGACCAATTAAAGTGATACAAAAAGTTTATATACCAGTAAAGCAATTTCCAAAGGTAAAAACCAATAACGATTATGTACTTATCCACAAttcgcttatattagcttcacttgtatgtatgtatggattagAAATATACGCCTATTTCCGTCGTTATTCGtatgccgccgccgaatgtcaaaaatatcggcgcgttactatattttctactcttaagactgttgttgttgtagcaaagtttcgccccacctaatagctgcgaccgataacaaattgtccgcttcccaaggcagtcggttctatgtaccggagcgactcgggatttttcccgaccaaggactgtcatttcagtgtaaccccatttaatttgtttcgtccctcccacaaattgtcatcctcccagcagctccttgcagcaggactgctccatattctcttgctccgggaaggtatcgaatccaatccgggtccgtctcctgacctcggtcctgagaaatggttttgctgcatctgccggaaaagaatctttttaggacggtcatactctgttcagtgtgtctcgtgtaagggatggttgcatcggacaggttgttctgggcttgatcccaaaacccgacgtccacgtaacttttataaatcttttgtggctccttgctgttcacgcccaagggcgtcccgtagtctacgtctaagcgcccccccattaccttccagcagccccgctgctcagcaagccacaacaagtacccgctgctgctcgcgccttacggcgccaacaactcaaacagctgctaccactcataactacaatcttcgtagtagagtcggaagcaatgctgagcaacagcccctgcccccgtcttctccccccctcttttccggcagcaatcgtgtaggtcagggaaacagactcttagtccctacctccgtttgcaccgtttgccagcacagaatatatatgtttgcgacatccgcccaatgcagctcctgcctcgggtggtgccactttcctagatgttctggtctccgcgacggcaacccctcggcgggtttcatcgcgccatgttgccaggtcgcaaacccaaatcatccgggtaccccaatgcttgcccaaggacgcccagtcccagggccacaacagcaattgcgtcctggccttcctgaacccaggcgtagtcacccgtcacttacccccagagtggcgacgtctcccctcatgcacttcagaattctgcagttaaactgtaatggactaactgggaagattacggagatagtcaatttcatgaagcggcacaacatccgcattgctgcgattcaagagactaaactcacagcacgatctgcattgcagtcctgctctgggtataatgtccacagaaaagatcgcgagagcggaaatggaggcggcctcgcgtttataatacaccactctgtgcaatatcacatatttgatcctggcatcgaccgcagggacaacgtcttagaacgtcaaggcctatctgtccggtcaggcgatgcaaacctagaaatcatcaacatctacatcccccctgccacctgttgccccggtggataccaccctaatattagagccttactcactggaaacaatcgcattattttaggcgacttcaatgcccatcatgatctatggcattcaaatttgcgggcggacagtaggggcgagatgttggcggatcaaatagaagaaacgacgttctgcacaataaacggagacgcccccacacgtatggtaggaagctgtcacagttcgccagatatctcaatcgtgagcgcagaactcgtaaactgcgtcaactggcagccgatggtatcattggcatccgaccacctgcctatacttgtttcgctcgagcgtaccgccgacttcatcgtcaccgaaaaacgcactttcataaactttaaaaaaggaaagtggggagaatataaatcctttacagacaacctctttgctgccctccctattccgactgatgcccgccaaggggagcgtgcctttcgcaaggtcattgaatccgcctcggcacgtttcattcccgccgggagaattcccgaaatccggccccacttcccggcggaggccgcaaacttagcgagagaacgtgaccttataaggcagcttgatccaggcgacccccaaataagggatataaaccaacgcatcagattgcttgtggatgaacacaagcgggcgaaatgggaggagcacctaagaggttgtaacctctctaccggtgtgggtaaactttggtccaccgtaaagtccctatcgaatccgactaagcacaaagacaaagtttccatcgcctttggcgacaaagtgctgtcggatgcgaaaaaatgcgcgagcgcttactgccgacaatatataatgcattctacgttcgacaaagttagacggagggccaacagacacgcacataaacacaaattcagcgcgtcaccaatcaccatcaccgctaaagaggttgaggacgccattggtcgcgctaaaccatccaaagcagtgggcccagacggcatagccatgccgatgcttaaaagcctagggaaagagggtttcaaatatttagcgcaggtcttcaacctgtctctttccacctttgtcatacccgagaaatggagaatggccaaggtggtcccgctactaaagcctggtaaaccagctaacataggagagtcgtatcgtccgatatctctcctatcgccagtagcaaagacgctagaagccattttgctcccttatttccaagcaaatttgcaactagcctcccatcagcatggcttcagaaaactccatagcactacctccgcgctaaatgccattagtacccagataaattgcggtttaaatcaaaacccccaccatagaacagtactcgtagcgctagacctatcaaaagcttttgatacggtcaaccacggctcgttactgcaagacctggaagggtctacccttcccccatgtcttaaaaggtggaccgcaaattatctgggtggtcggcaggcatcggtgctatttagaaacgaaacatcaaagccaaggagaattaaacaaggggtgccacagggtggtgtcctatccccacttttgtttaatttctacatatctaaactaccttcaccaccggaaggagtcacaatcgtttcctacgccgatgactgcacagtaatggccacaggcccaggcccacagatcgatgagctatgcaataaaataaacggctacctccctgatctctccagttttttcgcctcgcgaaacctggcattatcaccgactaaatcttccgcgaccttatttacaacatggacgtcccaaatgtcgaccattttgaacatccacgtcgatggctctacgctaccgactgtcctacaccccaaaatcttgggtgtgacgtttgatcaggatctacattttggtgagcacgcagccgcaattgttccgagaattcagagccgtaacaaaatcctcaaatcccttgctggcagtacctggggaaaagataaagaaacgctcatgactacatacaaagcaattagccagccgattacgtgctacgcgtcacccatatggtcgccaagcctaaaaattaccgactggaagaagctacaggcctgccaaaatactgctctcagaattgccacgggctgtcttcttatgtccccagaacaccatctacataatgaggcgagaatactccccatcagggaaagaaacgagatgctgaccaaacagttcctgttgaatacccagaaacctgggcatcccaacagacatctgattgacgagccagcaccgcctaggggcttaaggagtcatctccgtaagcattttgaggaaatacggcatctgagaacacagccgtatgaagcgaaaaaacacaagcaggtccttggtgaactccacaaacaggcgtcggacctttatgccgggaattgcccggtgaacccagtactcaaagtaaagtatccaaaacttgcggaagaggaacgcatactccccagggaaacgcgtgtcactctggctcaacttcgttctggatactgtaacaggttaaactcttacctatccagaatcaaccccgacatacaaaatgtatgccccgcttgcagtgtgtccccacatgacacctaccatctctttaattgtaatgtggaaccaacgcctctaacacccctttccctatggtccacccctgttgaaacagcaagtttccttggactcccgttagaggatattgatgacagtttgtgatcagtcgcgtctgttaggtggggcgaagcactgctacaacaacaacaacataacaaattgtcatcaattttttttttttttttaatgacgcttcccaaggccgtcggttctatgtaccgaagcgactcggaatttttcccgaccaaggactgccatttcagtgtaaccccatttaatttgttgcgtccctcacacaaattttcatcctcccagcagcttcttgcagcggaacccaatccgggtccgtctcctgacctcggtcctgagaaatggttttgctgcatatgccggaaaagagtctttttaggacggccatactcgtgtcagtgtgtctcgtgtaagggatgattgcatcggacaggttgttctgggctagaccccaaaaccagacggccacgtaacttctataaatcctttgtggctctttgctgttcacgtcctagggcgtcccgtagtctgcgccttagcgcccccctaagtaactcgagttttttatgtttaatatgcgcaaaaattcttaaatttgttttattatttttatcgtacgtaagtgcagatcttatccgtggaacttttttagaaatattaaatgaaaatttgtcgtagacgtgtaaagtaagttgtttttcgtggtttttgtctgttttaatatgaagattattgtcgttttgctgttttgtcattgatcttgtttgaactgctaaaatttgtttgttcgattctttgatctcatcgattgtaatacgcgatagtgcatcagcatcAACGgttgatttacccttaatatatacaatagtgaaattatatttagctagttctagtcttattcttgaaagttttgaagatgggtctttcatattgaataagtatactagaggtctatgatctgactttacaataaaatgggtgccataaccgtatggtcgaaattgcttgattccaaagtaaatagctaaaagctctaactctataattggttttttctgctctgctttattaaatgctttagaagcgaaacaaattggtaaatcactaccttgctgttcttgacttaaaatagcgccacatccagatgtggaagcatcaactgtaataatgaattgtttagtaaaatctggatattgaagtaattttggtgaaagcaaCGCTGCTTTTAAAGataatgctctttcgcactcaacatcccatacgaattcaactctttttctacttaatcgttttagaggcgctgccagagacgcaaaattacgtataaaccgtctgtaatagtttgcaaacgcgacgaatcgtcgtaccacgtctttatcagtcggttttgtatactttttaattgcgtttattttagagtcgtctggcaacaaacctttggctgaacatttatgacctaaaaatgtaacttctggtcgtaaaaagttgcatttatttgtgttaagtttgagattgaaagatctaCATGTATTGGAAACTTtcgaaagatttttaatgtggtgtgcttcactacaacctatgacaatattatcgtcgacgtacagaaatgcgacgttgggtggtatacccgaaaaagctattgtcatcattcgtgagaatgaatttggtgctatgtttaaaccgaatggaagcactttccatctaaatgcacctcggtcagtgctgaaagaagtaatgtcacgtgagtcaggatgcaaggggatttgatgaaatccagaaaaagatctaatgtggaaaaatattttgctctaccgagattatctaaaatatcgtcaactctagctagtggaaatttatcagcaatgagttttttgtttactgcgcgaaaatctacgcacaatCGATAAGATTTTTGAcccttagtatctttctttgggactacaatcaaaggactattgtaattagagtaactgggttcaatcaaatcgttgtgtaataatttatttacttggcgatttatttcttcgcgtaaATAAATATGGCAATCGATAATtcttaacatataccggctcgttagggggactcatgtaaccgtataaatgccataaagtgtgtaaacgtataaatttatctagtgcgtaaacgagctgtcaaattttgtatgaaaaatcatttacacaatttgtataaatttacgcgcacatttcattgtgtaaacgcggtaaactcaaaggtatgcaaccttgcagacattacagccggcattttcatcagaaatctccaacatcagcaagtaaaggcgttttagttttgatttttcacttaatcttggcattttttaatttgtataacaatcaaaaaatttttgtttggcaataatacagctgataaacaatcaagtttatcaagagtattactaggtgcgttcatataaccgcgtgtgtaaagggatataattttacaccttataagtttatatgctatcatgagtccccctgttgtctgtcagtcttaattatTGCTCGTataagttgtttaaagtcattttgtccgtgtcaagagcgaaaatgtcggcataatctatgcaaaggtcaattaatttactatgagcatgttgaggtatttgtttttttttaaattgaaataagttttttcgtatgtttgtcttctgtttccgtcgtgttaattgtataaacattataatttgaaagtttttctgtccgaatattgtttattttcacatactttatatcatccgtggtatttatgactttaattttgggttactggaattaacaatgcacctagctgtgaaaacgcctttttcaatttcctgcgagtccacgataagtggctcgggtgaatctcctaaatcaaaaagtgaatatttcacatcttggtggaatgatacaactgtcgctttctgttccgtgcaggattggtatcgcgactttttcattgcctatccaaaaggaaatactatttctttcataattaataatgcatttgttaactTTCATAatatctttacccagtatgccatcggatggaatattaaagtcttcatttactacatgtaaagtatgtttaatagaaatgtttgaaaaatttaaatttgctgtaattttacctaaggtagaaactgaattagaagtaacaacggtaatgttaataatgtcgtttgtatttaaggaaatgatACTGTCTacacatgatatttttattaaagacatgtctgcttgagtgtctactagggaagaacaaaatttttgtgactcgttaagttgtaattctatgaaatgtgaataatttaggtttaaacaatagattgctattggtgagggaagttcccttactcgcttagttcgtcctccctcagtgttcgctcccgaggggcactcgcgtttaaagcgcgtacgttgcatttctacctctaccgttggattatctcgaattgttacctctatttttttttttcggacgttgtggcagcgcactgccctcaagtggcccgatgaagccaggctaatcctgttttttttttttaattcatacatacttttttttttttttttgttttgggggttttctttttttgtatccTTAAGGCTGGTTTTCATTATGCCAAAATCACTGAAATCAAATACTGACTTAACTGTCACCATGGCGATTTGGTGTCTaatgtgttttcattacatataAAAAACTGGAATGAAGTCTCGATATAGCAGTGTGTGTTAAAGACTGTCATCAAATTCTGGTGTCAGTCGATTGTCATCCAGGCGAGAgtgaattaaattttgtaaaagtcgatcaaataattaatttaaacaaaaaaatgctgaaaaataaacaaatggcgATAGCTGCTCTTTGTTTTGTGACAAGCCTAAGGGCATGGAGAAGAAAGCGGCACCAGCTAAGGAAGCGGAAGCAGTGGTGGGTTAGGCCAGGGCTTCGCGATAGAGGAATATGTGGGTTCTACGCTACACTGCGTTCTAAGCTGTTCGTGCTAGATCCAAAATGGTGTAAACATTTTTTGAGGATGACTCTGGAGGACTTTGACTTTCTTGTGGAGCGCATAACCCCGTACGTTTACAAATCTAATACGAAGTTCCGGGATGCCATCTCGGTAGGGGAGAAGTTGGCAGTAACTTTACGTTACTTGGCAACAGGAGATAGCTTTTCCAGCCTGATGACTGTTTTCCTATTGGGAAAAACTACCATCTGTCATGCAATACGTGAGACATGTGCTATTTATGAAGCTTTGAAAGACGATTTTTTAGAAGTGAGTATTCATGTGATTTCTTTAATCAGTCAGAACTCTACACATATATTAATGGTGGTTATATTTCGTCAAGGTTCCCAGCAGTCATGAATGGACAGAAATTGCTCAACGTTTTCAACAGCGGTGGAATTTCCCTAATTGCTGTGGGGCACTTGATGGAAAGCATGTAGCTATTCAGGCACCTGCAAACTGCGGCTCTGAGTACTTCAATTATAAAAAATTCAACAGCATTGTTCTCAAGGCTCCAGTGGACGCCGActacaaatttttgtttgtagaAGTTGGAGCATATGACCGTGAATCTGATAGTGGTGTATTTGGAAGGTAATTCTGCTACAAAATCTTGGAATTTAGTGTAAATAATCATTAACTCTTATTCCAAAATACACAGATGTCCACTTTACATATACAATTAATTTTCCACCACCGAATCCACTTCCACATGAAGGAAATGAAATGCCTTTTGTCATTGTTGCTGACGACGCTTTTCCTTTGAAAACGTACATAATGAAACCTTTTTGTTATCGTGAACAAATTATGTCGCACAAAATTTTCAACTATAGGCTATCTCGAGCCAGAAATGTAGATGAAAATGTGTTCGGAATATGTGCATCGCGGTACCGAATTCTGAGAAGGCCAATGGACGAGAAACCAGTATACGTGAAAGCTATTGTTCTGGCCATTTGCGTCCTACACAATTTTCTTTTAAGCCGCAAATCAGTATATATGAGAACATCTGACGTAGATAGTGAGACAAATGGTGTTGCTGTTCAAGGTAATTGGCGAATGGAGCTTGGAGAAAGCGGAATGCTCCCATCAATTCGGCCAAGCAGTACTTTAGGTAGGCCAGCAAGCAATGCAGTAAATGTGCGTGAACAATTTATGGAGTACTTCATGACACCTCATGGTGAAGTTGCGTGGAAATACAACAGAACAATACTACATGACTCATTTTGGTAGTTTAGAAGCAAGTGTGCAATAGATCGGGTTGTTCCTTAAAATATTCTTTTTGTTCGTCAAATTATCGTGCTTCGAAATTCATGGCaatgttatttttgaattatttgacAAAGTTTTGAAACAAAGAAGTTCCAATATTTATTATGTTTggtgaatatttttatacttatgtttgatgaaagaaaaataatattttaagggCCTACAACTCGGTAGCTGACACAactatgtgaaaacgacttccgAGCTCAAAAGAACATTAGAAGAAAttggggtaatagtctagttgaggggtcgactgctaatacgctaccaaaaatagcgagagaggtgtcaaaagacgcgtattaatctcgggaacaaaaatccgaaggcggaaaagaaaaattgtatctctgtccggagatatttgcagttgaagttggcgattttcatgaggttgttgttgtgttgtacccatcaacaaaaattttgcatcaccgtggcggtagccacggttataccacacacacccggacttggcatggcgtagcccagggttattttttataagcgcggccgaaggccgccaacgcagaaaggtgttctgcgccaaaatactatggatccgacccccggtttcggagtacCCGAAGGtctttttttcgttaatatcttttgaacgagttaatatttttattctccgccttcggattattcatactgatatcaagacgcgtcgattgacacctctctcgatatttttggttgcgtattagcagtcgacccctcaactagactattaccgaaattGGCTTTCAAGGTAAACATTTTGCCATATCAATCGGAtgtcaaataaaaaagttacac is a genomic window of Eurosta solidaginis isolate ZX-2024a chromosome 4, ASM4086904v1, whole genome shotgun sequence containing:
- the LOC137247904 gene encoding uncharacterized protein translates to MTVNLIVVYLEDVHFTYTINFPPPNPLPHEGNEMPFVIVADDAFPLKTYIMKPFCYREQIMSHKIFNYRLSRARNVDENVFGICASRYRILRRPMDEKPVYVKAIVLAICVLHNFLLSRKSVYMRTSDVDSETNGVAVQGNWRMELGESGMLPSIRPSSTLGRPASNAVNVREQFMEYFMTPHGEVAWKYNRTILHDSFW